Proteins from one Dromiciops gliroides isolate mDroGli1 chromosome 6, mDroGli1.pri, whole genome shotgun sequence genomic window:
- the LOC122732882 gene encoding solute carrier family 22 member 12-like: protein MGFSELLGTIGGIGHFQVLQIALMFIIGILFTCQNYIENFTAVVPEHHCRLQNQTSVEAPFLGDGSNTDLLNVSIPMDKHGKPETCLRFTELQWQLLNPNATEQTRLDTEDCLDGWVYDKSVFSSSIVIECLHPRKKRKKECQSLWASCFAFAFTPYCEGLSLPSSSVWLT from the exons ATGGGGTTCTCAGAGTTACTTGGAACCATTGGGGGAATTGGGCACTTCCAGGTCCTACAGATTGCACTGATGTTCATTATTGGGATATTGTTTACCTGTCAAAATTACATAGAGAACTTCACTGCAGTGGTCCCAGAACACCACTGTCGGCTCCAGAACCAGACAAGTGTTGAGGCTCCTTTTCTGGGAGATGGCAGTAACACAGACCTGCTGAACGTTTCCATTCCCATGGATAAACATGGAAAGCCTGAGACCTGCCTCAGGTTCACTGAACTTCAGTGgcaactcctgaatccaaatgcCACAGAGCAGACAAGATTGGACACTGAGGACTGCCTGGATGGATGGGTCTATGACAAGAGTGTCTTCTCCTCCTCCATTGTTATTGAG TGCCTCCatcccaggaaaaaaagaaaaaaagaatgccaaagtctttgggcaagttgctttgcATTTGCATTCACTCCCTACTGTGAGGGACTCTCTTTACCATCAAGTTCAGTCTGGCTGACCTGA